In Panacibacter ginsenosidivorans, the following proteins share a genomic window:
- a CDS encoding GntR family transcriptional regulator: MAKESFVIDHSSVLPLHYQVEDLLRKLIEQPEYQNGKLLPNEVDIAKKLGISRNTVRQATNKLVYEKLLIRKKGVGTKVANKNITTKLNKWTSFTHEMDEKGVKFRNYSLKISWEVADSELSKVFNIDKKTKILKLERVRGIASEPIVYFISYFHPRIGLTGDEDFSKPLYEMLENEHHTSAAISREGISAILADDELSEVLKVAVGDPILFRKRVVFDPGDRPIEYNVGYYRADRFTYTIDIERG, encoded by the coding sequence ATGGCCAAGGAATCTTTTGTAATAGATCACAGCAGTGTATTACCACTTCACTACCAGGTAGAAGATCTTTTGCGAAAGCTGATAGAACAACCGGAATACCAAAACGGAAAACTGTTACCTAACGAAGTAGACATTGCAAAGAAGCTCGGCATATCACGAAATACAGTACGACAGGCAACCAACAAATTGGTATATGAAAAGTTATTGATCAGGAAAAAAGGTGTAGGAACCAAAGTTGCTAATAAGAATATTACTACCAAGCTAAACAAATGGACAAGCTTTACCCATGAAATGGATGAGAAGGGTGTAAAGTTCAGAAACTACAGTTTAAAGATAAGCTGGGAAGTAGCGGATAGTGAACTCAGTAAAGTGTTTAACATAGATAAGAAAACAAAAATTCTGAAGCTGGAAAGAGTGCGTGGCATAGCTTCTGAACCGATTGTTTATTTTATTTCTTATTTCCACCCACGTATTGGATTAACGGGAGATGAAGATTTTTCGAAGCCATTATACGAGATGCTGGAAAATGAACATCATACATCTGCAGCCATTTCAAGGGAAGGCATAAGTGCTATACTTGCCGATGATGAATTATCTGAAGTGTTGAAGGTTGCGGTTGGAGATCCAATATTATTTCGCAAAAGAGTTGTGTTCGATCCGGGTGACAGACCCATAGAATATAATGTAGGCTATTATCGTGCAGACAGGTTTACTTATACTATAGATATAGAAAGAGGTTAG
- a CDS encoding SusC/RagA family TonB-linked outer membrane protein, whose amino-acid sequence MKKLPLTRLLVLLLLSAFICPGKLAAQTSKKITGKVTTETGEVLAGVTVQVKGTSTIVTTNDSGSYSINVSGNETTLVFSYVGYAKQEVNVKNKTSFDVVLIEEKNELSQVVVIGYGTVKKSDLTGSVVSVKADELKAVPATSFDQALQGRAAGVQVTQLSGKPGAETSIRIRGTTSINAGNEPLYVIDGMLISSDGNDMNTGVTLGPRIGPLAAINPNDIESIEILKDASATAIYGSRGANGVVIITTKRGRAGKGSVTLDSYYGQQEIANKIHVLDAHQFGDFVNEAKLNANQTPIYVNPKNLTTTDWQDAVLRTAPMANYQLTFSGGDDKTKYSITGSYFAQDGIIKNSDFKRYSFRSNLDRDVSKRLTVGTSVTYARVTSNGVLTNAGTIVPGVVTDAMLFNPILPIYDSTVVGGYTYENDRGKLLGNPVAEVDKYNSYTVSSRFLGNIYARYKLMEGLEFKTSFGLDAFSNKENSYAPYYLKRAQASKGEASLGTVQGLTWLNENTLNYSKQFKNEHSINAVAGFTVQQFQNESLFVYAFDFPDDRTGYHDISAALNPQKPFNGESKWSLVSFFGRVNYTIKDKYLFTVTGRSDGSSKFAEGNKYGFFPSGAFAWRISKENFMKDVHAISDLKFRASYGVVGNQAIPPYQSLALVGPYGEGVFNSSQGSEVYTGREPLSYVNKDLKWESTKQLDIGVDISLFSNRITFTGDYYNKKTFDLLLSTPIPSTSGFTSTLLNVGNIVNKGFDLDLKTINTTGALKWSTSLNVSINKNEMTNLNTSTDILLPGGIILRQGLPIGTFYGYEFDGIFQSDAEAASSPVLIGQEPTSPNPASVAKAGDRKYKDINGDGVINADDRTLLGNAQPKFTWGFNNTFSFKNIDLSFFFQGSEGNKMANLNNLDLLNFTGQNNVLAEAALNRWTPENPNNKYPRALSNGSLDVGIFSSNIVEDASYIRLKNVTLAYRMPANILKKTGIQSLRIYAGATNLWTLTDYTGYDPEANTYGQSTTLIGIDYGGYPQTKTYTIGINVGF is encoded by the coding sequence ATGAAAAAATTACCATTAACGAGATTGCTTGTATTGCTTTTGCTATCTGCATTTATTTGTCCGGGAAAGCTCGCGGCACAAACTTCTAAAAAGATTACCGGTAAAGTAACCACAGAAACAGGGGAAGTATTAGCTGGTGTTACCGTACAGGTGAAAGGCACATCAACGATTGTTACAACAAATGATAGTGGTTCTTATAGCATTAATGTGTCGGGCAATGAAACTACTCTTGTATTTTCTTATGTTGGTTATGCAAAACAGGAAGTGAATGTAAAAAATAAAACATCTTTTGATGTAGTATTGATAGAAGAGAAGAATGAATTGTCGCAGGTAGTAGTGATCGGTTATGGCACGGTAAAGAAAAGCGATCTTACCGGTTCAGTTGTTTCTGTAAAAGCGGATGAACTAAAAGCTGTGCCTGCAACGAGTTTTGACCAGGCGCTGCAGGGAAGAGCAGCAGGTGTACAGGTTACGCAATTATCTGGAAAACCAGGCGCTGAAACATCTATAAGAATACGAGGTACCACCTCTATTAATGCTGGCAATGAACCATTGTATGTAATAGATGGAATGCTCATAAGCAGTGATGGTAACGATATGAATACAGGCGTTACACTTGGTCCACGTATTGGGCCATTAGCCGCCATCAATCCTAATGATATTGAATCAATAGAAATTTTAAAAGATGCATCGGCAACCGCCATCTATGGATCAAGAGGTGCAAATGGAGTGGTGATCATTACAACTAAAAGAGGAAGAGCGGGTAAAGGTTCCGTAACGCTGGACAGTTATTATGGTCAACAGGAAATAGCTAATAAAATTCATGTATTGGATGCACACCAGTTTGGTGATTTTGTGAACGAAGCAAAGTTGAATGCAAACCAAACGCCTATCTATGTAAACCCTAAGAACCTTACTACAACTGACTGGCAGGATGCAGTGCTTAGAACAGCGCCTATGGCAAACTACCAGTTAACGTTTTCGGGAGGTGATGATAAAACCAAATACTCTATAACAGGTTCTTACTTTGCACAGGATGGTATTATTAAGAATTCAGATTTTAAACGTTATTCCTTCCGTTCCAATCTTGACAGGGATGTAAGTAAAAGACTTACTGTTGGTACAAGTGTTACCTATGCAAGAGTTACATCGAATGGTGTATTGACCAATGCTGGAACAATTGTTCCGGGTGTTGTAACAGATGCCATGTTGTTTAACCCTATACTACCAATTTATGATTCAACAGTTGTAGGTGGCTATACATATGAAAATGACCGGGGCAAATTATTAGGTAATCCTGTTGCAGAAGTTGATAAATACAATTCCTATACGGTATCATCAAGATTCCTTGGAAATATATATGCCAGGTATAAGTTAATGGAAGGGCTTGAGTTTAAAACCAGTTTTGGTTTGGATGCTTTCTCCAATAAAGAAAATTCATATGCGCCGTATTATTTGAAAAGAGCCCAGGCGAGTAAAGGAGAAGCATCACTCGGAACTGTGCAAGGTTTAACATGGCTTAATGAAAACACATTGAATTATTCAAAGCAGTTTAAGAATGAGCATTCCATAAATGCAGTTGCTGGGTTTACGGTACAGCAATTCCAAAATGAAAGCTTATTTGTTTATGCTTTTGATTTTCCTGACGACAGAACAGGTTACCATGATATATCTGCAGCGCTTAACCCACAAAAACCTTTCAATGGTGAATCTAAATGGAGTCTTGTTTCTTTCTTTGGCAGGGTAAACTATACAATCAAGGATAAATACCTATTTACAGTAACAGGTCGCTCTGATGGGTCTTCAAAATTTGCTGAAGGAAACAAATATGGTTTCTTCCCTTCCGGCGCGTTTGCATGGCGCATATCCAAAGAAAATTTCATGAAAGATGTTCATGCTATTTCTGATTTAAAATTTCGTGCAAGCTATGGTGTAGTGGGTAATCAGGCTATACCACCATACCAATCACTTGCATTAGTCGGTCCATACGGTGAAGGTGTATTCAACAGTTCACAAGGCAGTGAAGTATATACGGGCCGCGAACCATTAAGCTATGTAAATAAAGATCTGAAATGGGAAAGCACAAAGCAATTAGACATTGGTGTTGATATTAGTTTGTTTAGTAACCGTATTACATTTACCGGTGATTATTACAATAAGAAAACTTTTGATCTCTTGCTTTCTACGCCGATTCCATCAACTTCCGGTTTTACTTCAACTTTATTGAATGTTGGTAATATCGTAAACAAAGGTTTTGACCTTGATTTAAAAACCATCAATACAACAGGAGCTTTAAAATGGAGCACTTCGCTAAATGTTTCTATCAATAAAAATGAGATGACAAATCTCAATACCAGCACAGATATTCTGCTTCCCGGTGGAATTATTTTAAGACAGGGATTACCGATAGGTACATTTTATGGTTATGAATTTGATGGCATCTTTCAATCAGATGCTGAAGCTGCAAGCAGCCCGGTGTTAATAGGACAAGAGCCCACTTCTCCAAATCCTGCATCTGTTGCAAAAGCCGGTGATAGAAAATATAAAGACATTAATGGAGATGGTGTAATTAATGCAGATGACAGAACATTACTTGGTAATGCACAACCAAAATTTACATGGGGTTTCAACAATACTTTCTCTTTTAAAAATATTGACCTCAGCTTTTTCTTCCAGGGATCAGAGGGCAATAAAATGGCTAACTTAAATAATCTTGATCTCTTAAATTTTACTGGTCAGAATAATGTGTTGGCAGAAGCCGCATTGAACAGGTGGACGCCTGAAAATCCAAATAATAAATATCCAAGAGCCTTATCAAATGGAAGCCTTGATGTGGGTATATTCTCTTCCAACATTGTTGAAGATGCATCATATATAAGATTGAAGAATGTTACACTTGCTTATCGTATGCCTGCAAATATTTTAAAGAAGACAGGTATACAAAGTCTTCGCATCTATGCGGGTGCTACCAATTTATGGACGTTAACTGATTACACCGGCTACGATCCGGAGGCGAACACTTATGGACAAAGCACGACATTGATTGGCATTGACTATGGTGGTTATCCGCAAACAAAAACTTATACAATCGGTATCAACGTAGGATTTTAG
- a CDS encoding sialate O-acetylesterase, whose protein sequence is MKKKTCLFLLIGCNIFLCTVHATIKLPNIFQSNMVLQRGMPCRVWGCADKNEAVTIETEGKSYKTKTSKDGKWMITLPQHNAGGPYTIIIKGKNTIELNNILYGDIWICGGQSNMQFHVSEVKDKETDAARDNNNNIRLFTAGLATDYVQQDTLSSGEWKTCDITSIQNFSAVAFYFGRHLQENLHVPIGLISDNLGATSVETWMSNDALKQFPQFSDYYNLYLAPKKSFKQLNASFAEMKPTWEKAIYLTNDPGLTEEWYKPSTDITTWQDIDVPGYWSNNELKDFDGSVWMRRTFDLPENYKEKTFRISLGQVDDYDIAWVNGHKVGETFGNYNWRNYDVPDSFLQPKNNVLVVRVFDAGNKGGMYNMFWDPRLAGKWKYKTGAKIDSASFKKPVVVNNYIFGTPALLYNGCIAPITNLAIKGVIWYQGESNADRAAEYRSLFPAFIKDWRTQFKQDSLPFLFVQLAGYMPEPEKPANSDWAELRDAQASALLLPNTGMATAIDIGDANDIHPKNKKDVGVRLALAALKKIYHVDTAYTSPVYDHMEIKDGNVIISFKDNPQLISKDKYGYLRGFAIAGADNIFHWAQAYIKNNTVVVFSNDVQSPKAVRYAWADNPGPLDLYTTKGLPVAPFRTDDFKLGTEGKTFEYIP, encoded by the coding sequence ATGAAAAAAAAGACTTGCCTGTTTCTTTTGATTGGATGTAATATTTTTTTGTGTACTGTTCATGCAACAATAAAATTGCCCAACATTTTTCAGAGCAATATGGTTTTGCAAAGAGGTATGCCATGCAGAGTCTGGGGCTGTGCCGACAAGAATGAAGCAGTAACAATTGAAACGGAAGGCAAGAGCTATAAAACTAAAACATCAAAAGATGGTAAGTGGATGATAACACTGCCGCAACATAATGCCGGCGGACCTTACACCATAATAATCAAAGGAAAAAATACAATTGAACTGAATAATATTTTGTATGGTGATATATGGATCTGTGGCGGACAAAGTAATATGCAATTTCATGTGAGCGAGGTTAAGGATAAAGAAACAGACGCAGCAAGAGACAATAATAACAATATAAGATTATTTACTGCCGGGCTTGCAACAGATTATGTGCAGCAGGATACATTGAGCAGTGGCGAATGGAAAACCTGTGACATTACTTCTATTCAAAATTTTTCTGCCGTTGCATTTTATTTTGGCAGGCATTTACAGGAAAATCTGCATGTTCCAATTGGATTGATAAGTGATAATCTTGGCGCCACTTCTGTTGAAACATGGATGAGCAATGATGCGTTGAAACAGTTTCCGCAATTCAGTGATTATTACAACTTATACCTCGCACCGAAAAAAAGTTTTAAACAACTCAATGCGTCATTTGCCGAAATGAAACCTACATGGGAAAAGGCTATTTACCTCACCAATGATCCCGGTCTTACAGAAGAATGGTACAAACCTTCTACAGACATAACAACATGGCAGGACATAGATGTACCGGGCTATTGGAGCAATAACGAACTTAAAGATTTCGATGGTTCTGTTTGGATGCGCAGAACTTTTGATCTGCCTGAAAATTATAAGGAAAAAACTTTTCGCATTAGCCTGGGGCAGGTTGACGATTATGATATTGCATGGGTGAATGGTCATAAAGTGGGGGAAACTTTTGGTAATTACAACTGGCGTAATTATGATGTTCCTGATTCATTTCTTCAACCAAAAAATAATGTGCTTGTTGTTAGAGTTTTTGATGCAGGCAATAAAGGTGGCATGTATAATATGTTTTGGGACCCACGTCTTGCAGGCAAATGGAAATATAAAACAGGTGCAAAGATCGATTCGGCTTCTTTTAAAAAACCTGTCGTTGTAAACAACTATATTTTTGGAACACCTGCATTGTTGTATAATGGTTGTATTGCACCGATTACCAATCTTGCAATCAAAGGCGTTATATGGTACCAGGGAGAAAGCAATGCAGATCGTGCAGCAGAATACAGATCATTGTTCCCCGCATTTATAAAAGACTGGCGCACGCAATTTAAACAGGATAGTTTGCCATTTCTTTTTGTGCAGCTTGCCGGTTACATGCCGGAGCCTGAAAAGCCCGCCAATAGTGATTGGGCGGAGTTAAGAGATGCACAGGCATCTGCACTATTATTACCTAACACAGGCATGGCTACTGCAATAGATATTGGTGACGCAAATGATATTCATCCAAAAAATAAAAAGGATGTTGGTGTACGACTTGCATTGGCTGCACTCAAAAAAATTTATCATGTAGATACTGCTTACACAAGCCCTGTGTATGACCACATGGAAATAAAAGATGGCAATGTCATTATTTCTTTTAAAGATAATCCCCAACTTATTTCAAAAGATAAATATGGATACCTGCGTGGCTTTGCTATAGCTGGTGCTGACAATATCTTTCATTGGGCGCAGGCTTATATAAAAAACAATACTGTTGTTGTTTTCAGCAATGATGTACAATCGCCCAAAGCAGTAAGATATGCCTGGGCAGATAATCCCGGTCCACTTGATCTTTATACAACAAAAGGTTTACCTGTAGCGCCTTTCAGAACAGATGACTTTAAATTAGGTACCGAAGGAAAAACATTTGAATATATTCCTTAA
- the lnt gene encoding apolipoprotein N-acyltransferase — MSKYLFNYFIAAIASGILTFFSVMHVNFITIWLCFVPLFYLLSDCNKKTAFRGGAIFGLVLAFPTFYWMIPGAQRFTGSSLVYGIIVFSFSAVFFAIYFGLINYLFFLLHSKKETKYSFIKNALLMSTIWVTGEALLMNITTGMPWFGFHSGIGLLENIYSIQPASVFGMHILSFIVILVNYCIASAIAAKRWFHLSLPIALIGLYMGWGYLLLNNTDKEKNDNKPISIAILNENIKPEIKWDDKNGNKLVASLLRLDSIAAAQHPDIILWSESAVPWTYRPNDDLVKELLRISASSKPTHLLGINTDYESNVVYNSVYALAPNGSVQGRYDKRYLLSFIESSFAGLSFPFLSSIGFMVQPGESNDPLPTAYGNAGVMICNESTLPQSASSMVQRGADFLVNLSNDGWFSDTYLTDLHFWNVKLRAVETRRDIAFNSNNGYAGLVNALGKVVLKEKSDEPFIKLVSINKHDNFSLAAEYPFLFVYLCVLYIGIIFILNIVNTKKSCRNMPHSITKSTSE, encoded by the coding sequence ATGAGTAAATACTTATTTAATTATTTCATAGCTGCTATTGCCTCGGGTATACTTACTTTCTTTTCTGTCATGCACGTAAATTTTATTACTATCTGGTTGTGTTTTGTCCCACTATTTTATTTACTATCAGATTGTAATAAAAAAACTGCATTTCGGGGAGGTGCAATATTTGGTTTGGTTTTAGCATTCCCTACTTTTTACTGGATGATACCAGGCGCACAACGTTTTACCGGAAGCAGTTTAGTATATGGAATAATTGTATTTTCTTTTTCTGCTGTATTCTTTGCTATATACTTCGGTTTGATTAACTATCTTTTTTTTTTATTACATTCCAAAAAAGAAACAAAGTATAGTTTTATTAAGAACGCCTTATTAATGTCAACAATTTGGGTAACAGGCGAGGCGTTGCTGATGAATATTACCACAGGTATGCCCTGGTTTGGTTTTCATTCGGGAATTGGATTACTTGAAAATATATATAGTATTCAGCCAGCTTCTGTTTTTGGAATGCATATACTTTCTTTCATTGTGATACTGGTTAATTATTGCATTGCATCTGCAATTGCAGCAAAACGATGGTTCCATTTGAGCTTGCCTATTGCATTGATTGGTTTATATATGGGCTGGGGTTATTTATTACTAAATAATACTGACAAAGAAAAAAATGATAACAAACCAATAAGCATTGCCATCCTGAATGAGAATATAAAACCAGAAATAAAATGGGATGACAAAAATGGCAATAAACTGGTAGCTTCTTTATTAAGACTGGATAGTATTGCAGCTGCACAACATCCTGATATTATTCTTTGGTCAGAATCTGCTGTGCCGTGGACGTACAGACCAAATGATGATCTTGTAAAAGAATTACTCCGCATATCTGCTTCTTCAAAGCCTACACATTTATTGGGTATAAATACAGATTATGAAAGCAATGTGGTATACAATTCAGTATATGCTCTTGCGCCAAACGGCTCAGTTCAGGGCCGTTATGATAAGCGTTATCTTTTGTCTTTTATAGAATCTTCTTTTGCAGGTCTGTCTTTCCCGTTCCTTTCCAGCATTGGTTTTATGGTGCAACCGGGTGAATCAAATGATCCGTTGCCAACAGCATATGGAAACGCCGGCGTGATGATCTGTAATGAATCTACCTTGCCACAATCAGCATCATCGATGGTGCAGCGTGGTGCGGATTTTTTAGTAAACCTTAGTAATGACGGCTGGTTCAGCGATACCTATTTAACAGACCTTCATTTCTGGAATGTAAAATTACGTGCTGTGGAAACAAGAAGAGATATTGCATTCAACAGTAACAATGGTTATGCTGGCCTGGTAAATGCTTTAGGGAAAGTAGTGTTAAAAGAAAAAAGTGATGAACCCTTTATAAAGTTGGTTTCTATAAATAAGCATGATAATTTTTCGCTCGCTGCAGAATATCCTTTCCTGTTTGTGTATTTGTGTGTTTTGTATATCGGGATTATTTTCATCCTGAATATAGTTAACACAAAAAAAAGCTGCCGCAACATGCCGCACAGCATTACAAAAAGTACAAGTGAGTGA